CGCAGCCGCGGCGGGAGGGGCTCCAGGAGCTGGAGGAGGTCGCGGCGCTCCTGCTCCGCCTTCCCCGCCCCGGCGGTCTGGTGGACGGCCGGGATGTCGCCGCCGATCGCCTCGCCCAGGTCGTGGACGATGCAGATCTTCACCAGGCGCGCGAAGCTGACGTCCGGGTACTGGTCCGCGAGGAGCATCGCCATGAGGCAGAGGCGCCAGGTGTGCTCGGCCACGCTCTCGCGGCGCCCCTCGGACGTCCACGAGTTGCGGTGCGTGTTCTTGAGCTGCTCCGTGGCGCGGAGGAAGGTCAGGATCTGCTCGAGCTCGGACGGCTCCATGCGTGGACCGGGGCGGTTGGGCGTGTTACTCTGTCGGGCTCCTTTTCCCCACAGACTCGGCGAGCGATGAACATAGAGAATCAGGCCTTTCAGGACGAGCGGGTGGTGCTGGACGGCAACAGCTACACGAACTGCACCTTTCGCCGCTGCGTGCTGGTGTACTCCGCGACGGCGGAGATGTCGCTGACCAACTGCAACTTCGAGATGGTGGAGTGGGAGTTCGACGGCCCCGCCGCGCGCGTCCTCTCCTTCCTCCACGCCACCTATCAGAACGGCCGGGACGGCGAGGAGTTCGTGCGCGCCATCTTTCGCAACTTCAAGAAGCCGCTGCGTTAGGACGAAACAGCAAACAGCAGTCTCACGCGGAGGCGCGGAGACGCAGAGAGAGAACAACAGAGAAAAGCCTCACACACAGGGAACCGCAGCCACGGAGAACTTTCTTCAGTTGTTCTCTCTGTGGCTCTGTGGCTCTGTGTCTCTGTGTGAGCCATGCAGTTGTCGTGCTCTCCCGCGTCTCCGCGCCTCCGCGTGAGCCCTGCTGTTCGTCAGCGGCGCTTCTGCATGCTGAGCGCGGTAAACTCCATGGCCTCGTGCGTCTCGGAGTCGCGGAAGATCTGGAGAAGCTCCTCGCGGCGCTCCTTTTCGCGGCGGTCCAGGCCCTCCATCCCGATCAGCGCGTGCAGGTCGGCCTCGACGCCCTCCGCCGTCTCGTGCTTGAGGCAGAGGAAGGTGAGGCCGCTGAACGGGAAGCGGTCGAAGGTGGCCATCAGCTGATCGCGCAGAACCGGGCTGTGGCGCATGTGGAACATGATGGAGCGGTCGATGCCGCGCACCGGGTACTGCGGAAACGCCGCCGAGTGCATCAGCGCCGACGCGAAGTTGTTGAGGATGAGCTCCGCCATCGCCTTCACCTCGTCCTCGCTCGCCGCGTCGCCCGGGCGCCACACCGCGTCGTCGTAAAAGTACGGGCGCAGATAGGGGCGCTCCACCAGCAGGCGCACGTGGTCTGAGGTCTCCGTGATCGCGCGCTGAATCAGGTGCATGTCCGGCTGCTGCTGCGCGAGCTCCAGCTGGCGCAGCGCCGTGTCGATCTGCTCCCGCGCGATGCGGAGCTGCTCGCGGAAAACGGAAAAATTGAGGAGACCCACCGCTACGAGCAGCATGGTCCCCGCGAAGCCCATCCAGCCGATCCAAACTTCCATTCCCATGACGAATATGCCCTCCAGGAACCCGAAAGCGGGTTCCCCTTAACTCGTGAAGCAGACTGCCGTTGTCGCCTGCAGGTGCGACGGAATACCAGAAGGGACGCCGCGAGTTCCGTCCGGGGCACCACGCGGAGGCCAGGCAGTTGCAGTCCACGCAAGGATCTGAGAACGGCCATCAAGCTTCCACCGAACCCCGAATGTCCGAAGAGCTACTCTGGAACGCCGAATCGCAGGCGCAGCGCCTCGCCGAGCTCACGGCCGAAGACGCGCGGCTCAAGGAAGCCCCGCTGCGCCGCGACGTGCGCTCGCTGGGCCGGCTGCTGGGCCAGGTGATCCGCGAGCAGGAGGGCGACGCGCTTTTCCAGGCCGTCGAGCAGCTTCGCCACCTGGCCATGGGCCACCGCGAGCTGGAGGACGAGGGCACGGGAATCACGGACGACGACCGGATGCGCGACGCGGAGCGCATCGTGGCCGGGCTGGAGCTGGGGGAGGCGTACCGGCTCACCAAGGCGTTCTCCATCTACTTCGACCTCACCAACCTCGCGGAGACGCAGCACCGCAAGCGCCGCCGGCGGGGCGCGCAGCTGCAGCCGGGCGCGCCGTCGCAGGCGGGCACCATCCGC
The Longimicrobium sp. DNA segment above includes these coding regions:
- a CDS encoding HD domain-containing protein is translated as MEPSELEQILTFLRATEQLKNTHRNSWTSEGRRESVAEHTWRLCLMAMLLADQYPDVSFARLVKICIVHDLGEAIGGDIPAVHQTAGAGKAEQERRDLLQLLEPLPPRLRDEITSLWDEYEEARTPEARLAKALDKLETILQHNQGENPAGFDYRFNLDYGKRYTAIDPLVTTIREILDRDTERRANDG